ataatcaaatttaagaGTTTTAGTATGACTAAAAAAATATAGGAAGAGTCAACATTTTTAATCTCAAAGTTGGATTAGCCTGATAAtccaatttcattaaaaaataattgaacttACATTACAACATTtcatattaatacaatttgacCAAAATATAATACAGTTCGACCAAAATCTAATATAACtcaattaatatttgaaataactCAAATAACAACTCATTTAAACCCTTTTCAGTCTCACAATACTAAGAAATACAAAAATTCCATCTATGATATTAAATTCTtgataacaaaacaaaaaacagacaAACAAATCTAACAATATGATAACAAACTAAATCAAATTAgattataaaattcaattcatttttaattgataGATGAATCCAACCtacctatttttaactaatcaatattaaaatattaaacgaACTTAAATAAGTCGAGTTAATCCATTTTAATAACGAGATAACTCATTTTAACATCATACTAATCGAGTTAACTCATTTTAACATCATACTAATCGAGTTAACCATTTTAATATCCATACTAATCAGTAGAATACAAATGTGGTAGGGGAGTTGAAAGGTTAGAAAGATTGAAACGTCTCAATGGAAATGGTCTGGTCGGTGTCGTGGGCCCATATGTTTTTGACGACGACAGATGTGGGCCCGTAGCCCAACGTGAAACGAAAAGTCATTTGAAGAGGTCTTTTAAGAAATGGCCATATTCACTGTTCTGTTCCCTTTCCTTCCAAAATGCACTATTTTCCGCGGCTCACACTTTTCACTTTCTTTAAATGTTTTCCTTCAAACATGAAACTGCTCTTcgtcaacaacaaacaaatgaaataaaggtttaatatatttcttcttattctttttctttctcaacattgatttcatctttaattttatgGTACTATTTTCAACTTATTAATctacttttaataattaatataattatttatagtaaatataaaaacaatgaCGATGAAGTATTATCACTTTACCTAAAAACTAGTTTCCATGAAACAGTTAGTTTTAATtgatattgtattatttatctGTAAATCTTTATGGGtcaaatttgtaataaatattaaaaaaatatattttgataaatatttatagataatatGAAATGGATACAAGTGTTATACtagttgttattttaattattctaataattattagtggattttatttaaatatattaataaaaaagtagttataatgttaatatatatatatatatatatatatatatatatatatatatatatataatatgttatgttttaaaagatttaataatTTTGCAATTTCAAAAAATCTCCCtgttgttatttaaatttttatcactaaattttttaacatttttaatttcagcttatatatctataaaaaaataccaaTTTTCGTAATTGATTGCTTTTAGAATAGTATACAAGAATCAAACGAATCTACTTAGGAAACGTAGCATAACCAATTTCAATTATCATTCCATacaagttatttaattttgcaatattttattaagtatttttcGTACATAAGATTATTTGCTGATCTGCGACTTAGACCTATGACCagaaaatatctattttttttttctctttttttatagACAAGTTTCTCAACTTGCCTTTATCTTTTGAGCACAAGTTAGATcgaattttctatttttgaaatgttaaatcttttttaatttttatttcattggaCTACTCAACTCAATCTAAAAAGTTGAATAAAAAAGTAATCATAGAGCCTTCCTTTTTATTTGCTTCGAAATATTAGCATCAAATCCAGCTTGCATAAAACGTGTAAATATCTAAAATCCAAACTTTCACCGTCTTTCATAATGTATGTCAAAACAAATAACGttgtgaaaaaggaaaaataatgtttttatttataaaattataataaatataatatttcaaacaCAAACTAATGATTctattttaagttaatattaactttatatgtatatatccaGTAAAATTTAAGATGTCATTCATTAATGTTTTGTTGATGATACTTTTGTTTTATACTtaacttttaactaaattaGGAATGCGAAATAGGAGTGAAAAGGATGAATTAAAAAgcttaattactattttattaataagcTTTATTAGAACATagagtattatattttttcttaatgtcagtttttttttattcctgaAACTAACATAAGTCCCAGCTGTGAAATTTGTCTGCATCAAACGTGTCAGCAACTTTAACCACAACATCATTTCATGATTCCAATTTGCATACATAATTCAGTCAATCGGTATGCATTaccaatattattatatgtttttttaaaatcaatactAATGTTAATTAGTGTACCATGAACTTATAgtagtattattttaatcatgACACGATTAcgtgtatttttttctttctgatttTGTCTATAAATTAAACCCCATTGGTCACCAACCACAAATTGGTTTTCCATTTCCTTTGGGGTCTTCTGGGTGCAGATTTCCAACCTTAAATTTCTTTATCGAATCTCTCTGGTCGTAGGTTGCTTTGTTTCTTTCAAGCACAAACCCAAAATCTCTCGGGAATTGCTGGATTTTCTGCTTCTCCCAGCAGCAGATTTTGGGTTCTGACCCGTTTCTTGATTTTCTCCACCTGGGTCTTGTTGAATTCTTCTTGGGTCGTGAATTCCGTGTTGCTGGAATTGaaagttattttcttttctctccttctGGGTTCAACTACCTCGCAGGTTTTCAACAAGATTTCCTTGACTTCGGATATATTTTGTCAGATATTGGATTGAACTAACAAATTCTTGCtaaaaaaatttgtatcttTATTTCCATTTAATAACTGGGTATGGTATTTTGTTGTTGATCATGGGTTTTGTTTTTCTGACATTTTAGGTTGCTTTGAGATTTTCCAAGGTTTGAAACCTGAAAATGACGATTGGTAGTTTAGCACCCAAGACAGAGAAAAAGAGATCAAGTAAAAACAAGGCAGTGGTTAATGAAAATGCACCCTTGTTGCCAAAAAGTCAGGTTCAGGGGAGTGATGCTGGGTTTGATGATTTCAATGGAGCTTCATTTTCTGGGGCTGTTTTTAACCTATCTACCACAATTATTGGTGCTGGAATCATGGCGTTGCCTGCAACCTTGAAACAGTTGGGGATGGTGCCTGGCCTTATTGCTATCATCATCATGGCCTTGTTGACAGAGAAGTCAATTGAGCTTTTGATTAGGTTTACCCGAGCAGGGAAGTCTGTTTCTTATGCTGGTCTCATGGGGGATTCCTTTGGGAAGTATGGAAAAGCTCTGGTGCAGATATGTGTCATAATCAATAACATTGGCGTGCTGATTGTTTACATGATTATAATTGGTATGACCCATTCTTGAGTCTATGTTTATTGTCATTATTGGCTTAGACTTTAACCATCAAGCCTAGAAGCAAGATCTGTATGGTTGTCTAATTTAGTTTAGTATCGCTTATCGTGCAGGTGATGTGCTCTCTGGAACATCTTCAGGTGGAGATCATCACTTCGGTATCCTTGAAGGATGGTTTGGTGTGCGCTGGTGGACAGGACGGACATTTGTTGTTCTTATTACAACACTCGCCATATTTGCACCCCTTGCGAGTTTTAAACGAATTGGTAAGTgttgttcatttatttaaacCATGGTGCATTAGTTCTAGTTTTGACAAAGGTTGAACAATTGATAACAGGGGATTGCTAGAAGGTTGTTGTCATAGAACTACTCATCAGATTAGTTGTTAGAAGTATTACGGCCAATTTGAAATACCATTAAAGTTTACGATTAGTAGGACATCCCAATAATTGCTTATTAATAGTGGTAGCTTTCTGTTACAGTTTAGTCATGTTTTGAAAATATCTATTTTATGGTAGGAATTAAGAGAATTTTGGGAGCATTTATGTTGTTTGTTGCCTTATATTCTATTAGAATTATTGCATTTTGGACGGAACAGATTGAATTCCTTGAGCAGTAACTTTTTAATGTTCAATTCATGTGAAGAGTTTGGTCTTATGTTGATCTATTTGCTTCATCTTTTAAAATGAATACTGGAGGATTTACTGCCTACTCTGTGGTTGCAGATTCATTGAGATTCACATCTGCCCTTTCAGTTGCACTAGCAGTTGTTTTTCTAGTCATTGCTGTGGGAATTGCAGTTGTCAAGATAATAAGTGGAGGCGTTGCGATGCCCAGACTCTTCCCAGTCACTACAGATGTGGCATCATTCTTTAAACTATTCACTGTAGTTCCTGTGTTTGTGACTGCCTATATCTGCCACTACAATGGTATGCTAGTTTCCAAACCTTTGTGCTAAGTTTAATTTTTCCCTCGCTGTACTTGTTTAGTTCCTTTTGATGCTTTTATATgctagttttttatttgtttgaaagtCAGATGGCTGCATTAGTTCTGATATTTGTGCACCTTTTCTTCTGCAGTTCACAGCATAGACAATGAGCTTGAGGACTCATCACAGATGCGAGGGGTTGTGCAAACTGCCCTCGTTCTATGCTCTTCTGTGTATGTAATGATAAGTTTCTTTGGTTTCCTCCTATTTGGAGAAGGAACTCTTGATGATGTGTTGGCCAATTTCGATACCAATCTTGGAATCCCTTTTGGTTCTGTGCTCAACGATGCTGTTCGATTAAGCTACGCAGCACACCTGATGCTTGTATTCCCAGTTGTTTTCTATCCATTGCGGCTCAATATAGATGGTCTCCTCTTTCCTTCATCAAGGCCTCTGGTTCTTGATAACATCAGATTTGCATCTCTGACTATTTCCCTTATTGGTGTCATCTTTCTGGGAGCAAATTTCATACCCAGCATTTGGGATGCTTTCCAATTTACCGGAGCAACTGCCGCAGTCTGTATAGGATTCATTTTTCCAGCTGCCATCACTCTTAAGTAAGTTGGTTACTTTTTAATACTTCCAGGATTTTGATTATTGTTGAATCCCTGACATAGCAAACTCAAAATGCACTTAAGCCTTGTTTTTATGAGAAGGTAAAGTGACTTATACTTCTCTCGTAAGTTAAAATCAACTTTTGGAGAAGTCATATGAGAGGACTTCAAAAAAGGTTAAATGTGTAAGTTGATTTTAACTAATGGGAAAAACTCAATTCATTTTACCTTCCTATTTTCTGGTCTGAAAAATACTTACAGAGAAATTTATTCAAACAAGGCCTTAGTTGTGGAATGTACAGTACCATACAAGGAAATAATGTGGATTTGTTAAAACATGACAAAATAATTGGGAAAAAATGATGGAAATTTGGGAGGATTATGTATTTATGCTTTTGGTGATGCCTATTTAATGTATTTCCAACCATCATTTTAACCGTGCAGGGACCGCTACAACATTGCAACTAGATCAGACAAGATTTTATCTATTGTTATGATAGTTTTGGCTGTCTTCTCTAACGTGGTGGCTATATATAGTGATGCCTATGCCTTGATCAAGCAGAACCAAACTTCACGCGAATGATGGCCATCATTCTGGATGAGAGGAACTGAATTGACAGGGTTATTTGTCAATTAGAAAATCTGGGTTTTCTGAGAGGATCCGATGGGTTGATTTGAATAAACAGAGAAGCTACCCCGTGTACAAAAGTGCTTCAGAAATGTTGCAGTCTGCAACATGCGTCCAACCTCCTCTGTAATTTGCCATTTGTTGTAGTAGTTGAAAGATTTTTCGAACAATACTCTCTATCCCTTTCCCTGATTTGTTCTTCCTCAAATGTAATAATAGAAAACCTTCTTTGGCATTTGTATGTATTATATTGGGTGAAAAGGAATGAATTAGTTAAAGAAATGGTATACATTTCAAGAATTGGACGAGAGAAAACTACAGCTTCCATTATATTCCTGTCcctcttctctttttctattgTTCAAGAAATTTAGTTGTAGATTTGAGAATTACTTAGTATACTCATTGTCCCTGAAAGcagttttttcaaattaaatattgtgATAACTTGCTTGATGGAGACTATCTCTGGGAAATGTTGCTAGAAACTCATTTGCTCaacatttgtatttttatttgaatatgtttataaatatttcaaattctatTTGCAAAAAGCCAGAAGAGAAGACCAGAGTGGAAAAACATTTCAAGATTCCTcagtatatttttatattatatggtAATAATGTTATCAAAGACTAATTGGATGGTTCTGCCTTAATTAAAGGTTAAGGTTGTACTTGACAATTGTAGAGGTTGTAAGAAAATTGGATAGACTGGGGGGAATTCATACATAAAAGGGTATATTTGTGCTAACTTTTAACCAAAAAGGACTCCAGCAAGGAATTTATCTATATACTTCTCATTCAATTAAGTATAAACCACTGATATGACTTAATTTGACAATGCTAAAAATTTTCCTGCTGTTTCTGTAAAAGGTAGAAGACATTAAAATATTGAGCAAGGAAAATATAATTTCCTTAAGCGATTCATTTAGTCTCAGTGACACGGTTTCTGCGATTGCATTTATAGAAAGAGCAGAATACTTGCAAGGACATCAAGAGTAAGAGAAAGATGGCAGCAAGGAATATTAGAAATTGCCATGAAGCAAATACATAAAGCTTCATgaatttcaaaactttgataCATATTCTACCATTATAATGCTGGTTAACATCTTCAATGACTTTATCCAGGAATGGCACCCTTGTCAATTTAATGGACTTGGTCATCCCATTCCACAGGGTAGCCACCTCTTCATCACTCTTCAAATGGTTCAAAATAACCCCTTTTTCTCTAAGAATCTTCGCATCTTCCTCATAGTCTATAATCCCATTCATCAATTCTGTGTAACGGGTGAAAACCAGTGACCCTGATGCAGTTGATGCTTCATAAGCAACTAAGTTTCTCAATATCACTTCACTGTTTAAGTCTAAACCAATTGTTGGAAGGTACAGTGTTACTGTTTCAACATCAAATCCAATGGTTGATATGTCTCCATTGGTGGCCATGAAACAAACCCCAGCCTTTGAGAGTTCCGTGACAGAAGGAATAGCAATTTCCTCCATCAAGGGTGGTTTGTTGGTGCCATTATCTGAGCTTAAATTCCCATTTTCTGCAGttcttgcttctttttcttcGGAGAAAAATAAGTATTCAACAGGTTGCTTTATAAGTCCTACTCCAGGAAGGTTAGAAATTATAGTCCAAGGCAACCAAGTGATAACTTTCATGGTTCTACAGTTTGGGAATTTCTTAATTAAGTTTACTAAAGTTGTGGCCAATTTGGAAAGAAAGCTCGAAATCTTACATAGAAATTTCTTGGCATAGTTCAAGAATGATTCTTCGTTGTCTTCATTATCTTTGTGTTGATGATCCTCTAACTGGACAACATCTGATTGTTCATCCAATTTAGGCACAGCCATAGAATACAAAAAATCTAGCAAATGTGCACACTCGGAGACATTGATCTCTGAACAATCCTTCTGTATCACCTTAAAAGGAGAAAGCTGTTTAAACAATCCTATCAACATGGAAACCAACATGTCATCTGCTAATTCTGTCGATGAGAATTTGAACTCCAACATCTTTCTCAACACAAATAGTGGAATTTGGTTTTCAAGCATTACTATGTCCTTCAAGATTGCATTATGAGCAATTCTCCTCCCAGCATAATCCATCAAATGAGACATTCTCGATGAAACTCCTGGAATCATCATTGTTTCATCTTGAATGGTATACACTTGAAGAAACTCAAGCAAAAAGGAGGCATCAATAGCCACCATCCACATCAATGTTTCGCCATTAAAATTTAAGTACCTGTGGTAGCATGCTCTTATCCTCTCTTCCAACTTCATCAATTGGTGAACTATGTGCTCTAACTTGAGGTTTTGTAGTTGTTCTTGGAATCTTTTTGCTGAAGAAATTTTATATCTCTCCATCTCATACAGTTCTTGACGCCAACAATGATAGGGCCCTATGGAAACTTGCTGAGGGATATAAGAATCAGGATCAGTAGCCATAAGGGTCTTAGGCACATTGAAGATGGACACAGGAAATTGATCATCATCTTCAAGCACTTCATTGAGAGTATCACGTATTTGAATCACCCAGCGAACCTCATCAAAGTTGGATTTGAACTCATTTGGTGTGGTGCATCTAACACGAGAcatgttttggagaaattaagAATGAGTTGTTTTGGTTCTATATTtggtgaaaattggaatttaaacTGCGAAGAATTATGCTTTGAATATCACTAATTAATGTCCATTATGTGACAGATTTCGGTTCAATAGTAAAAATACCGTTCATATGCTTAAATGTAAATGAATTTCGTAAGTTATTGCTTGTCAGCAAAATTAAGTATTCGTTTTGtttcagttttttctttttcatgaaaaatcacttttgctttacataaaaagaatattttattaattgtaataaaaaataacttttaccTTTTATATGTTCTCTAAAATATATTACTCTATTGTTTATATATccttaaaattacttttttaaagttCTAAGTTTCTAAGTAACATTTAGAGTTATGCAGTTGAAGAAACTTCTAAACATTTTCTTACATAAACAAGAAacttacaatttcttttttatgtttcattGTTACTTATAATGAAACCACTGtgattgaaatttaattatgaataacATTTTGAAAATGTCGAGAACATCCTTCTAAacgcattttttttttgtaatagttaaaatttatttaaacttacaaacttaagagagaaaataattaaataaaattcgagtttcatattttttttataacttttaatattttatcaattgtgGGTAAAAATGTGGAAGAACATatctcttaaaattttattggttagtaataataataataataaa
This sequence is a window from Vigna angularis cultivar LongXiaoDou No.4 chromosome 2, ASM1680809v1, whole genome shotgun sequence. Protein-coding genes within it:
- the LOC108328591 gene encoding putative UPF0481 protein At3g02645, with the protein product MSRVRCTTPNEFKSNFDEVRWVIQIRDTLNEVLEDDDQFPVSIFNVPKTLMATDPDSYIPQQVSIGPYHCWRQELYEMERYKISSAKRFQEQLQNLKLEHIVHQLMKLEERIRACYHRYLNFNGETLMWMVAIDASFLLEFLQVYTIQDETMMIPGVSSRMSHLMDYAGRRIAHNAILKDIVMLENQIPLFVLRKMLEFKFSSTELADDMLVSMLIGLFKQLSPFKVIQKDCSEINVSECAHLLDFLYSMAVPKLDEQSDVVQLEDHQHKDNEDNEESFLNYAKKFLCKISSFLSKLATTLVNLIKKFPNCRTMKVITWLPWTIISNLPGVGLIKQPVEYLFFSEEKEARTAENGNLSSDNGTNKPPLMEEIAIPSVTELSKAGVCFMATNGDISTIGFDVETVTLYLPTIGLDLNSEVILRNLVAYEASTASGSLVFTRYTELMNGIIDYEEDAKILREKGVILNHLKSDEEVATLWNGMTKSIKLTRVPFLDKVIEDVNQHYNGRICIKVLKFMKLYVFASWQFLIFLAAIFLLLLMSLQVFCSFYKCNRRNRVTETK
- the LOC108328592 gene encoding amino acid transporter AVT6A; its protein translation is MTIGSLAPKTEKKRSSKNKAVVNENAPLLPKSQVQGSDAGFDDFNGASFSGAVFNLSTTIIGAGIMALPATLKQLGMVPGLIAIIIMALLTEKSIELLIRFTRAGKSVSYAGLMGDSFGKYGKALVQICVIINNIGVLIVYMIIIGDVLSGTSSGGDHHFGILEGWFGVRWWTGRTFVVLITTLAIFAPLASFKRIDSLRFTSALSVALAVVFLVIAVGIAVVKIISGGVAMPRLFPVTTDVASFFKLFTVVPVFVTAYICHYNVHSIDNELEDSSQMRGVVQTALVLCSSVYVMISFFGFLLFGEGTLDDVLANFDTNLGIPFGSVLNDAVRLSYAAHLMLVFPVVFYPLRLNIDGLLFPSSRPLVLDNIRFASLTISLIGVIFLGANFIPSIWDAFQFTGATAAVCIGFIFPAAITLKDRYNIATRSDKILSIVMIVLAVFSNVVAIYSDAYALIKQNQTSRE